ATTCTGGTATTTGGCTTAAGCGCCTATGCTATTGAGCAATTTATTAAAGCTACAGGAAGCCATAAAGTCATAACACAGGGCCCTGATTACTCTCTCCACATCAATATTTGCCCTactttgttatatatatatatatatatatatatatatatatatatatatatgtctatattTAATCATCAAATAAGCATATATTACCTTCAAAACTTTGCTTTGTGCTGATGAAACGGGTGCTGATGTGGCAGTTTAAAATACAACAATATTATGAAACTAAATAACTAACCAGGACAAATGTCTGTATAACCCTGACAAAATGGCAGTCTAACCACAAGACATTGTGTCACTTTCCTTAGTCCTATATACAAAAAAAGGACTTGAAGATTGGAGTGGCACCGAGTAGGCCAAATCAGTCCCCCTGAGATGAGATAAGCAGCAAGCAGACAGAGCAGAGACACTCAGGAGCCCAGTAGCTGATTAATCGTTATCTGTTAACTCGAGAAACGCGACACACAACAATGCTTTTCCGTCTGTGTGATTTTCCACTTGCTTCAAACATCTGAGTAAATGTCATTAGAGTGAGCTTTTCTCTCTTACCTTCTGCCTCTGTTGGACAGTGCTCATGGTGTCTGGCTGAAACTCCAGTTTGTCCGTGCGGCACAGTTTCCAGTACAGTATGCTTATGATGATCATCACCACCAGCACAGGCACCACCACTCCTACTATAATCCATGTGTTAGTATTCTCTGTCTCAGTTGGCACAGACGCCTGCTTCTCCACAGCTGGACACACGACACACAAAAGTACAAGCATTCCTATAATATTGGAATAAATTATGGTACATATAATATACACCTGTATGGTGACTTCCTGGTCAATTTGTTCGTGTGCTATGGAAAAACTGGatggaaaaaaatctaattcaaATTGCTCTCATAATGCTGTGAATGAAAGCAAAACTTCTCAGAGCCCCATTGGTGCTGGGCCTTTGCTCAGGTATGATGTTTAGTCTGAATATGTCACACGGTTGCCTCTGGAGTGCTTGTTAGgaatctaaatataaatctacatctggatttctgtaaggCTGCTTTGTGATGATTAAATGAAATTGTATTTTCCTGTTAAAGCTTGAGAACGTTAGCAGCATGGCGAGTTAGATGATGCCGATAGACAGCGGGGACAGCCGCAGGCCTCTTGATACTCTGCTGTTATACAATAGGAAATGGCTTCATTAAGTCTAATGATGgtagatttctttttttgtgctgtAGGTCAAACAGCTATAAATCCACCAGCACAAACACTGCCAGATAAAGAAGCCAAGGTCTGTGGAGGACATGTTCGTTAAACCCTACCCTTCCATGTTTACGGTGtggaaaatgtaattatttggCGTTCAGATACCAACAGCCAACTGGCATTGAGTAATGCAAGGCCAGTAAAATAGTTatgattaaaaacaacattaaatgaAAGCTTTCTAACCAACTGCCTGCAGGGAACACAGAGCACAGCGAAGTGGTGTGTTGTGGGGGTTTTATAGGACGATACTTACGTTGCGCCAGAACACCCTGGATACGGTATCCCAGCAAGATGGCCGCATGCTGTACGTCCAGCCTGTTGAGGAAGTTTGCGGTGGTGACAGCAGGCAACCTTTCACCATTAGCACCTTCCACAAAGTAGATCATCTCCAGAGGGTCATCTGGTTCTGCTAGGCGTGTGACCTGCACAATCTGCACAAGtcatagatatatatatttacacacaagaTAAGATGTCCAAATGCACATTATTTATTCTGAAGTAAAACTCACTGTATGAATAATGTACAGTGTTGCTTCAGCTTGTCAGTTGGTTTTCTTTTACTATGCATTATATTTTTGCAAATGGTCATTAGTTACAGTAAAAGATAAAAGAAATTCAtttcgaaaacacacacacacacaaacacacaccctacaaatAGCAAGAGGTTTTTTCAGGTCATTGTGGTAGAGAATCTGGACACTAAGCTGGAGTTACTGGGGTGGAAAAGGACAGCACACAGCCTCATCTGGTCTTAACTGTCACTTGGCTTGGGTCTTCATGCCACAAATGATCATTTCTGGGCAAATTGCATGAAACACCTTCCCGATTTGTACTCGTATGCAGCCATTATGTATTTTTACACTCATGGTGTTTTATTTGTGTCATATTCACATTTAGCCAATTAGTAACACATAAAGGAGACGTAGACAGTCCTGCAGTATGTATTATCAATATCAGCAGTGAGGTTGTCTGAGTGTGCAGTGGGGGTTGCTGTAAAACCAGGCCAGTCTTTAATCACCCTGCCAGCTCCTTGCTGTGAAAGCGGTCTGCCCTGCTCTTTATGTGTCCCATGAAAAAGGGAAAATCTCTCAGCAGAACAGACGCGTGATTCTAGAGTGACTCTGTCTGAGACGAGTCTTCAATAATTGATCTCCTATCAGCTAACCATCCAAGGAGCGGAGAATAGGGACCAGTGAGTGGCTCCTCAGTTTAGGGATGAATAGAAGCTGTTGCTATGGATACTGCTGGGCTAAAAAATGGTGATGAGCTGAGGAGCGCAGGTGGTGACGGGAGCCATAGAGAGTGATCCATTAAGAAGCCAGAGAGGCAGAGGACGTCCACACAGGAAGAATACGATAATGAGGGTGCCCATTTCAGCCGACACACATCTggagcatgtacacacactaacacacacacacacacacacacagcccaaaATACAAACCAATGCAATATCTGGATACCACAGATGAcagtttaatattatttttaacatcCATATCTTCGGAATCTTCACCTTTTCCCCCATAAAAAAGACAACATTAATAGAGAATATAAAGAAGTGGTactgggggatttgtgatcTGTTACCTGTACGCTGTTGTTGCCCACACTGGTGGCTCTTTTAAGGCGTCGGCCTGCAGAGAGCCCCTCTCCAAGCAGCAGGGCTAGTCTCCTCTCCATCTTTGCCTGGAAAATCCTATCACTCACATCCTGATCCATCACGCCcagcaacactacacaacagcaaacacaaatatatacattatgaCATTGGAATATAGATGCTCTAGAATCAGATTTCAAATTTCAGTCTGTACATAACTACTCAGAATTTACATGAGAGTtgcacacacagagtgaaggtGAAGACAGAAGGTGCATCCCAAATCGCATACTTGTGTTCATGCTTCATGCActcagtgtgtgatttagttttcacaatcaaatatatatatgtacacacacacactgaccaggcataacattatgaccacttgcctaatactgtgttggtcccccttttgctgccaaaacagccctgacacgTCATGCACTCTGTtatctgacacctttctatcagaaccagcattaacttcttcagcaatttgagcaacagtagctcgtatGTTGGACACGCCTTCGCTCACCACaagcatcagtgagccttggccacccatgaccctgttgtcggttcactactgttccttccttggaccacttttgatagatactgaccactgcagactgggaacaccccacaagagctgcaattttggagatgttctgatccaggtgtctagctatcacaatttggccctagttaaactcactcaaatccttacgcttgcccatttttcctgcttctaacacatcaactttgctgcctaatatatcccacccactaacaggtgccatgatgaggagatcatcagtgttattcacctgtcagtgctcataatgttatgcctgattggtatatatatatatatatatatatatatatatatatatatatatatatatatatatatatatatatatatatatatatatatatatatatataaacagctcTGAAGCTGGACTTTAGTGCACTTTTCTTGCACTCTATCAGCTCGAGTGAGCAGCAGCATTAAGTGTTCAGTGCTTGTTCAGGCATTTGTGGACATTGTGataaatatagtgtacattagtGTAAATAGTGTATTCACACATTACTTAATTTCATGACCTTAATTTGATATCtcagagcaaaaaataaataattgttcaCTCATTGTTTAATTAAGCCAGACTTGCAGCAATTAATGTGTTAATTACAATTCAGAATAGTCATACAGCAATATATTGGCAATTTACAAGACTTTTATTAGAAGATTTCTGTTATCATCCTATTAGTCTTtttaaaatttgatttattgatttatttatttttttttacatttttttcgtCAATATTAGATTTTGCATCAAAGGAAAAAAAGCCTTTTCCTTTGCAATTTCCTACCTCAATCagcatttttaaattattttttcatttcttagGGCTTAAAGGCAAAGTGCTTGTGTTTAAAGGCAGTGGTTTAAGACGCTACTGAAAACACATCTTGACTGTTTGTACTCAAAAGCAGCCTGCCAGCCATGGAAGAGATAAGATagataatattttacatttaaaaaaatgactaatGCATGTGTGTAACCCTTCCCTCCCCTGTATAAATATTATCATTAGCAATTTTTAGTCACCAGCTCTGGATATAGCACTTCAGCAATCAATGTGCTTTAGTTTGGACAAGCCTCATGACAGCATAAAAAACTATTTAGCCAAATAAACGGAGACAAGCTTAGCATACATTACCTGTCCTCACCCATGAAGAGCGCAACAACTGTGAGGTGTTCAGCTCTGGGTAGTGAAATGCTAATGACAAAAGAAATGACACCATCATTCTCATACAGTAATCAGTTAACATTAAATGACTGCGGTTGGTGCTGATGGATAATGGGACTCACGTTCTGCGATCTGCTGAACAGGGTATCCCAGGTAGTAGCTAAACTCCACCACGCTCAGACGTCTCAGCCGACTGCTGACCTCTGACCCTAGTACGTACCCTTGAGTATCACGTACCACGAATGTAATGTCCACCGGGCCATGAAGCTGCCTCTGCGTTGGTCCTACAGAGCTCATGGTGATGTTCAATATCTGAAATAGTTAAGCTCTTGTGAGTTTGTTATATaggaaaatataataatgttaatgtctGAAACAAAACCTGACAAACATGAATTAAATTCTAACTCAATGTGGACAGAAGGTTTGTCTCAGTAGTcagtatttaattaaaatggggatgatgtgtgtatgagagcatCAGCTCAAGTGTGTTAATATGTCAAAACTCAGAGCCGTGTAACAGTCCAAGTCTCCTGCACTGCAAATTTCACTCATTTGTTTAGTTGCCTTGACAACTGTGGGGTTGAATAGTGCATGTTCTTCTCCCAAAATCCAATCAAAGCAGCTGGCTGAGAGTGATGTCATTTCAGTGTACGGGAAGCAATCTATAGAAATTGCTTCCAATCAGCAAGCACAGCGGCAATCagtgaaagaaaaacagcatgtCTGCTACACTGCTGCTACATGTCAAAACAGCCCCACAATAAAACCCTACCGTATTTCTGAGACGGATTTAATCATACGCCATGAATTGCGAGCACAAATGGTCCATTTTCTAAAGAGTATAAAAAGTATGGTGAGGAGCTCAAGAGGACTAGAGGAGCTCAGAGCTGAGTCATTGCTGTCTTTCTGCAGACTTTACAATTCTAATCTGTATGGTTATGTGTGAAGTGATCCTTACGTGTACGGTAAAGTCCGTAGACTCCTTTAAGCGACGGCGCACTTCAGAGAAAGCGTGAATCAGGCCTCTTTCGATGTGTTCGATAAACGTGCACACATGCATGTCTATGTGAATGGGCACAAACTGAAGCACTGCAGAGAAGGAGTACAGAATAAGAAATCATCAGATGCtttaattttagattttagacACTAAATAATCATATACAGAGACTTTAGCTatcacaacaatacacaaataaaacacttgcATAGAAATGCACCAGGTTGTGAataggtgatgtgtgtgtctataccTGAATGGATGCAGTACTGTAGGCCTGGCTCAGGACTGATTGGGGAAACACTGAGAATGGTGTCAGACGTGTATGTATACCGTCTCAGAGCGTTCATTACTGATATGGCTGTGTAGACAACAGGACCAGACACAGCCCGAAACACAAAGTCTGGAGGGGATTTcaccacctaaacacacacacatacacaaaataaaacaagattCAAATTGAAAGCGAAtccaacattaacacacaaacataatttGCCCGTGAGAGATTACTATGGGTGGAAATACAAACATCAACATGAGCTCTTTCTTAAAAAGAGCTGCAAGGAAACGAGTATCTGAAGCTCTTTAATCTATGTGTTTATGTTATATTCGTAGAAGGGTTTCACTCTATGAAGCCTATCTCTCCATGGTCTGATTATATGAAATGAACAGATAAAGTGAGGCAGGAAGAGCTGTGTATATCCGGATTGACTGTCGAGAGCCGACGTGAAGCTTGAGGGCAGACGGTTTGGCGGCTTTTAACACGAATGCTTACAATTGTTACACTAAGCATTAAAAACTATCCTATTTCTTAACAATCACCAAAAATTCACTTAGATAAACTTGTCCCAAAGCAAAAGCAACCACTACCCTGagagctaaaaaaaaccccaaaactaATACAATAGTTCAAGAATATTAAAGTTCACCTGCAGTTCAACCGATCGATTGAATTCAGCTTTGAGGATCTCTCTGACTTTTGCTTTTGCGTAACCAGCGGTGGAGCCGAGTGGAAAACCTGTGGGAGATGGGTAAGACATCATTCCTGGAGAAAAGatcttttcttctttattcAGACAAGTACTAGTACTGCCTTATTCTCTAAGCAAACAATCACTTGTTTAAACTGATATACGTATGAATATGCATGTTAAAAGACatattaaaacagaaaattaaaagagagagagagagggagggagagagagagagaactcacCGACTCGCACTAAGTAGGTATCAGGTTTAGTAATGTTGCAGAGATACTCTCGGACAGTGGTAGTCTGAACAGTAGAAGGCTGGGTTGTCACTGAAGGGGTTGTAGTCAGAGTTGTAGTATTAAACACCTCAGTTGTTGGACTCGGAGTAGTCACAATTGTCTCATTGTATAATACTGAAATGGTAGAGACTCCTGGCTTGCTGATTGTTGTTACGATTCCTTCATCTGTAACCTCATTGAAAGGGCTCTCGGATCCTGTGAACCCCTGGTCAGCCATTTCGGTCACAGGAAGGGCAGAGGTGCTGTTGAGGGTTGAGTCAGTGGGTGCTGTAGAGGCGTTATATGTCTGGGTGAACACATTACTGAAGAGTGAAGTAGTAGGGAGTGAGGTCTCTGGCAAAGTGGAGTTGATAGACCAGTAGGTGTTTGTGGAAGTCGAGTATATGACGTCATGTTCCTCTGAATCAGAGGGTGGGAAAAACACTGATGGGGAGGTGCTGCTGGCTATGGTGGAGGAGACAGATTCCGTGTTAATCCAGTCAGGAGTTGTGGCCAGATCCCACAGGGAAGATGAAAAGTCCACAGAAGGTGTTAACGCTGAAGAGTACAAAAAAGGAAACGTACTATTTGTTAGACTAGGTCTTATGTCTGACAAATCCAAATTAGTAGTGTTGGACAATTCAAATCCTGAGATGTCTGTAGAAGATTCTTCAGGCCAGGAGTTGTTGTCCATGGGCTGCAGGTCCTCTCCATACATTGCTGTTAACATGGGACTGGGTGGAACAGTGTAGGTGCTGGTAGTGCTTACTGACAGGGGAAGGGAGAAATATTTGGAAGTGGTCTGGTTGCCCCGTTGTTCTGTCAAGCTTTCATTATTCTTAGTGAGTTGAATATTGTAGTACTCCAGACTATTCATATCAGGCAGAAGAACATCACTGGGCTCAATGGTAACGTCAGGCCAGCTAGAATATGACTCTGAAGTTTCACTGAGTATGTTGCTCTGATCTGCCGAGGCACTGGAATGCACTGCTGTAGGATGGATGGCTTGGACACCCACGTGAATAGTGCTGGAAAATGTTACTTGGGTTGGAATACTGTTGGGAACACTGCTTAAGGTAGGTGTTACACTTTGAGATATTGTCATTTTGCTACTGGTTACTGGGAGAGTACCAGATGAATTTTGGGTAGTACTGAAGGCCATGTTAAGATTTGTGGTAACATGTCTATCAGGGACAGTTTTAGAGGGACTGGGAGAAAGGTATCTTGTGGACAAAGGAATCATTGCCCTTGTAGGAAAAGATGTATCATAAGATTCAGAGTTTGAGTCCTCAAAGTCGTACATGTCAGAGGGTAAATTGGTCACCAAAGAATAGTCGTCTGCCTCAGATCCCATGTAGGACATTGTTTCCAGGTAATcaccagaaccagaaccataGTCTACATCCATAGTGTTTGTTGGGAAGTAGACCTCTGGTGGACCCATCGTTGGTTCTATGAACGATGTGGTCACATGATAATTTCCAAAAATGGCATGACTTGGATATAACTGATGATCATCTAGGGTGGCATCATTTTGGACATTTAAGTCATGACTAGGGACTAAATGATTAGAAAGTTGTTCTTGGGTTCCATATGTAGTGTCATTATTGCTAAGTCCTTCTGCTTGTAATTCAGGTGGTGCAAATGGTGGTTCTGCAAAAGATTCCAGCCCAGCTGAAGAGACATTTGATGAAGTCTGTGACAGCTGGATGCCTGAATGTACTGCAGGACCAGAGAGAGGTTCTGGATTAGGGATATAACTTGGAGGGGGCATCAGTGCTGAGGCGTATACACTGTTGATGGTGTGACTATAGTAGGACTCTGAGGCTTTGGGTGTGTGAGTGCTAGGCAAGATGGATAAAGTCCTATGGATGTCACTGGACCTTCCCAGGGCTTCAGAGGATGTATATAGTAAGGTGGTGGGTGAAGCTGTATAATGTGTCAATTCCATCAGAGATTGCTTTGCTGTGCTGGAATCCGACAAAGACCAATctaaagaatataaaatataaacagaaaaattgtattAGTGTTGGATCAATGTAAGAACTATCTGGTGTTGGAAGTGCCCTTTCTTGTTTTTCACCCCTCAAAGATTGGCTAAGATTTTTAGCCAAAAAGATTAGGGTTAACATTCTAAGCAAGTTCTACAAAAAGCTCATAACTCATAATATCTACTTATGGAATCATAATGGAGACTTGTGTTTTAAAGACTATAATTATATTCATGCTGCATCTGGTCCAGTCTAAACTAGATATTTTCAAAATTATAATTTTAGTCTCCATTAAGCTGTGTAAGTAATTTTGAATGTGTGCACGCATAACAAACCCGTTTTAATAACAAACATGTATGGGGCTAGTCATTAAAAAGAGTAAGCCTAGGCCTACTAACAGGTAGCAGGCAATAAAACATAACTTTTTTATGAACAACTGGGGtacggtaaaaaaaaataatagagaaCATTTGCGATTTAGAGCCATGTATGATGTAAAATGGATCAGTTTTAGATTGTTTCCATGCCTTACTAATAAAAGAGCCTACTTTATGAAAACACAGTGTAAAATGTtccaacttacaatttatccaCTACTGACTTTTTTCATGTTCAGTCACTTGAAATGGATCTTAACCGATAAATAATAtttgatttaatattattttaaaacaagatTCAATGCAGAAGGCTTTCACAGCCCTGCTCATGACTGAttgtaatgaattatttaataataactaCAATGATGACATGTCACAATCCTTCACATCTAGTTTCTTGGAAGACACTCGAGCCAGAAAACTACGTTTCAATAATTAAAAGTAAGGCTTTGAAAAGTAGGTCCTAAGAGCAGTATCGGTTTGCTTGGTTTACA
The sequence above is drawn from the Hemibagrus wyckioides isolate EC202008001 linkage group LG04, SWU_Hwy_1.0, whole genome shotgun sequence genome and encodes:
- the si:ch211-1e14.1 gene encoding UPF0606 protein KIAA1549 isoform X2 → MEAVTRAAALTAQSRGWRVLSLCLITLVSMATSYLPAQDWSLSDSSTAKQSLMELTHYTASPTTLLYTSSEALGRSSDIHRTLSILPSTHTPKASESYYSHTINSVYASALMPPPSYIPNPEPLSGPAVHSGIQLSQTSSNVSSAGLESFAEPPFAPPELQAEGLSNNDTTYGTQEQLSNHLVPSHDLNVQNDATLDDHQLYPSHAIFGNYHVTTSFIEPTMGPPEVYFPTNTMDVDYGSGSGDYLETMSYMGSEADDYSLVTNLPSDMYDFEDSNSESYDTSFPTRAMIPLSTRYLSPSPSKTVPDRHVTTNLNMAFSTTQNSSGTLPVTSSKMTISQSVTPTLSSVPNSIPTQVTFSSTIHVGVQAIHPTAVHSSASADQSNILSETSESYSSWPDVTIEPSDVLLPDMNSLEYYNIQLTKNNESLTEQRGNQTTSKYFSLPLSVSTTSTYTVPPSPMLTAMYGEDLQPMDNNSWPEESSTDISGFELSNTTNLDLSDIRPSLTNSTFPFLYSSALTPSVDFSSSLWDLATTPDWINTESVSSTIASSTSPSVFFPPSDSEEHDVIYSTSTNTYWSINSTLPETSLPTTSLFSNVFTQTYNASTAPTDSTLNSTSALPVTEMADQGFTGSESPFNEVTDEGIVTTISKPGVSTISVLYNETIVTTPSPTTEVFNTTTLTTTPSVTTQPSTVQTTTVREYLCNITKPDTYLVRVGFPLGSTAGYAKAKVREILKAEFNRSVELQVVKSPPDFVFRAVSGPVVYTAISVMNALRRYTYTSDTILSVSPISPEPGLQYCIHSVLQFVPIHIDMHVCTFIEHIERGLIHAFSEVRRRLKESTDFTVHILNITMSSVGPTQRQLHGPVDITFVVRDTQGYVLGSEVSSRLRRLSVVEFSYYLGYPVQQIAEPFHYPELNTSQLLRSSWVRTVLLGVMDQDVSDRIFQAKMERRLALLLGEGLSAGRRLKRATSVGNNSVQIVQVTRLAEPDDPLEMIYFVEGANGERLPAVTTANFLNRLDVQHAAILLGYRIQGVLAQPVEKQASVPTETENTNTWIIVGVVVPVLVVMIIISILYWKLCRTDKLEFQPDTMSTVQQRQKLQTPSVKGFDFAKLHLGQHSKDDLRVIQEPLPAPAPAKDPSGNENTEASTPKSKGSSTKASRNSQHRRGQISPSDGDSLGSEPFSERESPKANPRQTGLSSDPKQPRPPPLNGADEQVSSASIFEHVDRMSRSTDGANKRFSSKIQLIAMQPMPALPLPCPAVDTKAGDNAKMNKEIQVALRQKSEIEHHRNKIRLRAKRKGHYDFPAMDDLMDSLGDAKEQDRIYQKAQMQIDKILDPDSRVPPLYTEPKKSGREKRSPKQRKKQQMNGDLTDADRDRLITNESDSTYKKYPGVNNVAYVSDPDQGPEAQSPSPTDDVFLSSMSPSGAPPPYLPPQPSIEEARQQMHSLLDDAFALVSPSSQASNAGITLPGMGVRSEHTALSSPPSRGPRPCGPSYPAVSPFSGRYSDLGLSPTTVQGLMHRPGMGCGYPQGEGVGGEQLQTEGLYNSRGGYMEEPPSSARPRPVGGTAGAQLHHMTQVGLSGRVNEGRQPGALNWGPYHEEDFRPVNRDPVLNSFDYPLVSVFQTPRSGMREPSAPPAHLDSMGLGFSPSAPPEESIPPSHSSASLIKAIREELMRLSQNQAAPAGYHS
- the si:ch211-1e14.1 gene encoding UPF0606 protein KIAA1549 isoform X3, with the protein product MEAVTRAAALTAQSRGWRVLSLCLITLVSMATSYLPAQDWSLSDSSTAKQSLMELTHYTASPTTLLYTSSEALGRSSDIHRTLSILPSTHTPKASESYYSHTINSVYASALMPPPSYIPNPEPLSGPAVHSGIQLSQTSSNVSSAGLESFAEPPFAPPELQAEGLSNNDTTYGTQEQLSNHLVPSHDLNVQNDATLDDHQLYPSHAIFGNYHVTTSFIEPTMGPPEVYFPTNTMDVDYGSGSGDYLETMSYMGSEADDYSLVTNLPSDMYDFEDSNSESYDTSFPTRAMIPLSTRYLSPSPSKTVPDRHVTTNLNMAFSTTQNSSGTLPVTSSKMTISQSVTPTLSSVPNSIPTQVTFSSTIHVGVQAIHPTAVHSSASADQSNILSETSESYSSWPDVTIEPSDVLLPDMNSLEYYNIQLTKNNESLTEQRGNQTTSKYFSLPLSVSTTSTYTVPPSPMLTAMYGEDLQPMDNNSWPEESSTDISGFELSNTTNLDLSDIRPSLTNSTFPFLYSSALTPSVDFSSSLWDLATTPDWINTESVSSTIASSTSPSVFFPPSDSEEHDVIYSTSTNTYWSINSTLPETSLPTTSLFSNVFTQTYNASTAPTDSTLNSTSALPVTEMADQGFTGSESPFNEVTDEGIVTTISKPGVSTISVLYNETIVTTPSPTTEVFNTTTLTTTPSVTTQPSTVQTTTVREYLCNITKPDTYLVRVGFPLGSTAGYAKAKVREILKAEFNRSVELQVVKSPPDFVFRAVSGPVVYTAISVMNALRRYTYTSDTILSVSPISPEPGLQYCIHSVLQFVPIHIDMHVCTFIEHIERGLIHAFSEVRRRLKESTDFTVHILNITMSSVGPTQRQLHGPVDITFVVRDTQGYVLGSEVSSRLRRLSVVEFSYYLGYPVQQIAEPFHYPELNTSQLLRSSWVRTVLLGVMDQDVSDRIFQAKMERRLALLLGEGLSAGRRLKRATSVGNNSVQIVQVTRLAEPDDPLEMIYFVEGANGERLPAVTTANFLNRLDVQHAAILLGYRIQGVLAQPVEKQASVPTETENTNTWIIVGVVVPVLVVMIIISILYWKLCRTDKLEFQPDTMSTVQQRQKLQTPSVKGFDFAKLHLGQHSKDDLRVIQEPLPAPAPAKDPSGNENTEASTPKSKGSSTKASRNSQHRRGQISPSDGDSLGSEPFSERESPKANPRQTGLSSDPKQPRKMAPNGLNGPPPLNGADEQVSSASIFEHVDRMSRSTDGANKRFSSKIQLIAMQPMPALPLPCPAVDTKAGDNAKMNKEIQVALRQKSEIEHHRNKIRLRAKRKGHYDFPAMDDLMDSLGDAKEQDRIYQKAQMQIDKILDPDSRVPPLYTEPKKSGREKRSPKQRKKQQMNGDLTDADRDRLITNESDSTYKKYPGVNNVAYVSDPDQGPEAQSPSPTDDVFLSSMSPSGAPPPYLPPQPSIEEARQQMHSLLDDAFALVSPSSQASNAGITLPGMGVRSEHTALSSPPSRGPRPCGPSYPAVSPFSGRYSDLGLSPTTVQGLMHRPGMGCGYPQGEGVGGEQLQTEGLYNSRGGYMEEPPSSARPRPVGGTAGAQLHHMTQVGLSGRVNEGRQPGALNWGPYHEEDFRPVNRDPTPRSGMREPSAPPAHLDSMGLGFSPSAPPEESIPPSHSSASLIKAIREELMRLSQNQAAPAGYHS
- the si:ch211-1e14.1 gene encoding UPF0606 protein KIAA1549 isoform X1 → MEAVTRAAALTAQSRGWRVLSLCLITLVSMATSYLPAQDWSLSDSSTAKQSLMELTHYTASPTTLLYTSSEALGRSSDIHRTLSILPSTHTPKASESYYSHTINSVYASALMPPPSYIPNPEPLSGPAVHSGIQLSQTSSNVSSAGLESFAEPPFAPPELQAEGLSNNDTTYGTQEQLSNHLVPSHDLNVQNDATLDDHQLYPSHAIFGNYHVTTSFIEPTMGPPEVYFPTNTMDVDYGSGSGDYLETMSYMGSEADDYSLVTNLPSDMYDFEDSNSESYDTSFPTRAMIPLSTRYLSPSPSKTVPDRHVTTNLNMAFSTTQNSSGTLPVTSSKMTISQSVTPTLSSVPNSIPTQVTFSSTIHVGVQAIHPTAVHSSASADQSNILSETSESYSSWPDVTIEPSDVLLPDMNSLEYYNIQLTKNNESLTEQRGNQTTSKYFSLPLSVSTTSTYTVPPSPMLTAMYGEDLQPMDNNSWPEESSTDISGFELSNTTNLDLSDIRPSLTNSTFPFLYSSALTPSVDFSSSLWDLATTPDWINTESVSSTIASSTSPSVFFPPSDSEEHDVIYSTSTNTYWSINSTLPETSLPTTSLFSNVFTQTYNASTAPTDSTLNSTSALPVTEMADQGFTGSESPFNEVTDEGIVTTISKPGVSTISVLYNETIVTTPSPTTEVFNTTTLTTTPSVTTQPSTVQTTTVREYLCNITKPDTYLVRVGFPLGSTAGYAKAKVREILKAEFNRSVELQVVKSPPDFVFRAVSGPVVYTAISVMNALRRYTYTSDTILSVSPISPEPGLQYCIHSVLQFVPIHIDMHVCTFIEHIERGLIHAFSEVRRRLKESTDFTVHILNITMSSVGPTQRQLHGPVDITFVVRDTQGYVLGSEVSSRLRRLSVVEFSYYLGYPVQQIAEPFHYPELNTSQLLRSSWVRTVLLGVMDQDVSDRIFQAKMERRLALLLGEGLSAGRRLKRATSVGNNSVQIVQVTRLAEPDDPLEMIYFVEGANGERLPAVTTANFLNRLDVQHAAILLGYRIQGVLAQPVEKQASVPTETENTNTWIIVGVVVPVLVVMIIISILYWKLCRTDKLEFQPDTMSTVQQRQKLQTPSVKGFDFAKLHLGQHSKDDLRVIQEPLPAPAPAKDPSGNENTEASTPKSKGSSTKASRNSQHRRGQISPSDGDSLGSEPFSERESPKANPRQTGLSSDPKQPRKMAPNGLNGPPPLNGADEQVSSASIFEHVDRMSRSTDGANKRFSSKIQLIAMQPMPALPLPCPAVDTKAGDNAKMNKEIQVALRQKSEIEHHRNKIRLRAKRKGHYDFPAMDDLMDSLGDAKEQDRIYQKAQMQIDKILDPDSRVPPLYTEPKKSGREKRSPKQRKKQQMNGDLTDADRDRLITNESDSTYKKYPGVNNVAYVSDPDQGPEAQSPSPTDDVFLSSMSPSGAPPPYLPPQPSIEEARQQMHSLLDDAFALVSPSSQASNAGITLPGMGVRSEHTALSSPPSRGPRPCGPSYPAVSPFSGRYSDLGLSPTTVQGLMHRPGMGCGYPQGEGVGGEQLQTEGLYNSRGGYMEEPPSSARPRPVGGTAGAQLHHMTQVGLSGRVNEGRQPGALNWGPYHEEDFRPVNRDPVLNSFDYPLVSVFQTPRSGMREPSAPPAHLDSMGLGFSPSAPPEESIPPSHSSASLIKAIREELMRLSQNQAAPAGYHS